A single region of the Halorussus gelatinilyticus genome encodes:
- the hisH gene encoding imidazole glycerol phosphate synthase subunit HisH produces the protein MSLTEKREDDRERTDASVVVVDYGLGNLRSVTRGLERAGATVEVSDDPETFASADGVVLPGVGAFREGVENAGPYREALLDAAERGTPVFGICLGMQMLLTTSEEAERVGQGEVRGLDLISGTNVRFAEGQKVPHMGWNELDVTRDHPLVDGVDGEYAYFVHSYYAVPDDEDAVVATSDYGTAFPAVVADDDGTVFGTQFHPEKSGETGLRILRNFVDICTGDR, from the coding sequence ATGAGTCTCACCGAGAAACGGGAGGACGACCGCGAACGGACCGATGCGTCGGTCGTCGTGGTCGATTACGGACTGGGGAACCTCCGGAGCGTCACCCGGGGCCTCGAACGCGCCGGTGCGACCGTCGAGGTCAGCGACGACCCCGAGACGTTCGCGTCGGCCGACGGCGTCGTCCTGCCGGGCGTCGGCGCGTTCCGGGAGGGTGTCGAGAACGCGGGACCCTACCGGGAGGCACTCCTCGACGCCGCCGAGCGCGGGACGCCCGTCTTCGGCATCTGTCTCGGGATGCAGATGCTCCTCACGACCAGCGAGGAGGCCGAGCGCGTGGGTCAGGGAGAGGTTCGCGGACTCGACCTCATTTCGGGCACCAACGTCCGGTTCGCGGAGGGCCAGAAGGTCCCGCACATGGGCTGGAACGAACTCGACGTGACCCGCGACCATCCGCTCGTGGACGGCGTCGATGGCGAGTACGCCTACTTCGTCCACTCCTACTACGCCGTCCCCGACGACGAGGACGCCGTCGTCGCCACGAGCGACTACGGTACGGCGTTCCCGGCAGTCGTCGCCGACGACGACGGTACCGTCTTCGGGACGCAGTTTCACCCCGAGAAGAGCGGCGAGACCGGTCTTCGAATCCTCCGGAACTTCGTGGACATCTGCACGGGTGACCGCTAG
- a CDS encoding PhnD/SsuA/transferrin family substrate-binding protein → MGGGSSDGETTTTSSDTTSETDGSETTTEATETTTTKEKMDFQNGEINFNVSPSVAQERLQAQYQPIKEHLENEFSVPAKLKLANNYSAVIQALGAGTSDMAETGPFAAALGVEAGKAEIALQRKGYGSWEYKSIIVAADEVDVSNLDEMKTYIENNDTTIAFADRLSASGCLFPLYDLKKAGIKIGNLPEGGGSDAAFTPNFSSHTGAYETLKNGQADFAGFGGFVPGLQDNFDKNATIINEHKGLPRAPIVVSPKLTDEERKALVDSFTGAPDKIYYGKDGKQDTDDDLWFNGVRKVGVEKYQPVIDAAKELGVGTDYFK, encoded by the coding sequence ATGGGTGGCGGCAGCTCCGACGGAGAGACGACCACGACCTCCTCAGACACCACGTCCGAGACGGACGGTAGCGAGACGACCACGGAAGCGACGGAGACGACCACGACGAAGGAGAAGATGGACTTCCAGAACGGCGAGATAAACTTCAACGTCTCGCCGTCCGTCGCACAGGAGCGGCTTCAGGCCCAGTACCAGCCCATCAAGGAGCACCTCGAAAACGAGTTCAGCGTACCCGCGAAGCTCAAGCTGGCGAACAACTACAGCGCCGTCATTCAGGCGCTCGGTGCCGGCACGTCCGACATGGCCGAGACCGGTCCGTTCGCGGCCGCGCTGGGCGTCGAGGCGGGGAAGGCCGAAATCGCGCTCCAGCGGAAGGGGTACGGTAGCTGGGAGTACAAGAGCATCATCGTCGCGGCCGACGAGGTGGACGTGTCGAACCTCGACGAGATGAAGACGTACATCGAGAACAACGACACCACCATCGCGTTCGCCGACCGACTCTCGGCGAGTGGCTGCCTGTTCCCGCTGTACGACCTCAAGAAGGCGGGCATCAAAATCGGCAATCTCCCCGAGGGCGGCGGAAGCGACGCCGCGTTCACGCCGAACTTCTCGAGTCACACCGGCGCGTACGAGACGCTCAAGAACGGACAGGCCGACTTCGCCGGCTTCGGTGGGTTCGTGCCCGGTCTGCAGGACAACTTCGACAAGAACGCGACCATCATCAACGAGCACAAGGGCCTGCCGCGTGCGCCCATCGTGGTCAGTCCCAAGCTCACCGACGAGGAGCGAAAGGCGCTCGTCGACTCGTTCACCGGCGCGCCCGACAAGATCTACTACGGGAAGGACGGCAAGCAGGACACCGACGACGACCTCTGGTTCAACGGCGTCCGCAAGGTCGGCGTCGAGAAGTACCAGCCCGTCATCGACGCCGCCAAAGAACTCGGCGTCGGCACGGACTACTTCAAGTAA
- the phnC gene encoding phosphonate ABC transporter ATP-binding protein produces the protein MPAVSLENVTKVYGGDTVALDDVSFEIPEGEFVVLLGPSGAGKSTMLRVLNGLTQPTEGEVIINEKPVRGERSEVGMVFQMHYLIESMSAFKNALTGGLSRSNVAQSLLTMNSEEDKRAALEALDTVGLLDEAGQRAGSMSGGQKQRVGIARALVQQPDLLLADEPVSSLDPKAAKDVMRYMKEAAKERDLTTVASLHQVNIAREFGDRFLGVRDGELIFDGDREDLTMDVVDRIYYGEEGNEEGQNLATTAPERGDADE, from the coding sequence ATGCCAGCAGTCTCACTCGAAAACGTAACCAAGGTCTACGGGGGAGACACGGTCGCCCTAGACGACGTGAGCTTCGAGATTCCCGAAGGCGAGTTCGTCGTCCTCCTCGGTCCGTCCGGCGCGGGCAAATCGACCATGCTCCGGGTTCTCAACGGGTTGACACAGCCCACGGAAGGCGAGGTCATCATCAACGAGAAGCCCGTGCGCGGCGAGCGCAGCGAGGTCGGGATGGTGTTCCAGATGCACTACCTCATCGAGAGCATGAGCGCGTTCAAGAACGCGCTCACCGGCGGACTCTCTCGGTCGAACGTCGCTCAGAGCCTCCTCACGATGAACTCCGAGGAGGACAAGCGCGCGGCGCTGGAGGCGCTCGACACGGTCGGTCTCTTGGACGAGGCGGGCCAGCGCGCCGGGTCGATGAGCGGCGGACAGAAACAGCGCGTCGGCATCGCTCGCGCGCTCGTCCAGCAACCCGACCTGTTGCTGGCCGACGAACCGGTGTCGAGTCTCGACCCCAAGGCCGCCAAGGACGTGATGCGCTACATGAAGGAGGCCGCGAAGGAGCGCGACCTCACGACCGTCGCCAGCCTCCATCAGGTGAACATCGCCCGCGAGTTCGGCGACCGATTCCTCGGCGTCCGGGACGGCGAACTCATCTTCGACGGCGATCGCGAGGACCTCACGATGGACGTCGTAGACCGGATTTACTACGGCGAGGAGGGCAACGAAGAGGGCCAGAACCTCGCCACCACGGCACCCGAGCGAGGTGACGCCGATGAGTAA
- the phnE gene encoding phosphonate ABC transporter, permease protein PhnE: MSNSRIDETLQMLERRRRIRQLFGVGLVAVVLAATYFGLNFIGFEPKELWAQVPQEIEFIRSFVPPNFVDFTIYTEQNNITGLKAIPASFRNFGAPIIESLTSDSASLVRLSMVTIILGFTGTVLGFPLALFFGVLGSEQVTPFPFNFIFRGAMSAIRAIPALVWILIYVPLAGINEVSAVLAIATDTIGNLGRLFTDELEEIEDGPIEAIQSTGASRPQVISFGMLSQVSTSYVAWTLYILEINTRIAISLGVVGAGGIGRYIRLRQDLFKYQKAAAGIIMVFIIVISVELLSSRIRARLRPDEHESKSLWDAIKDLGDGNKWLGTGSNR; the protein is encoded by the coding sequence ATGAGTAACTCCCGAATCGACGAGACGCTTCAGATGCTGGAGCGGCGACGGCGCATCCGGCAACTGTTCGGCGTCGGACTGGTGGCCGTCGTCCTCGCGGCGACGTACTTCGGGCTGAACTTCATCGGCTTCGAGCCGAAGGAACTCTGGGCGCAGGTGCCCCAAGAGATAGAGTTCATAAGGAGCTTCGTGCCGCCGAACTTCGTGGACTTCACCATCTACACCGAGCAGAACAACATCACGGGCCTGAAGGCGATTCCGGCGAGTTTCCGGAACTTCGGCGCGCCCATCATCGAGAGCCTGACCAGCGACAGCGCGTCGCTCGTGCGGCTCAGCATGGTGACCATCATCCTCGGATTCACCGGTACGGTCCTCGGATTCCCGCTCGCGCTGTTCTTCGGCGTGCTGGGTTCCGAGCAGGTCACGCCGTTCCCGTTCAACTTCATCTTCCGCGGCGCGATGAGCGCGATTCGGGCCATCCCGGCGCTGGTCTGGATTCTCATCTACGTGCCGCTGGCGGGCATCAACGAGGTCAGCGCAGTGCTGGCCATCGCCACCGACACCATCGGGAACCTCGGGCGACTGTTCACCGACGAACTGGAGGAGATCGAGGACGGACCAATCGAGGCCATCCAATCGACCGGGGCCTCGCGCCCGCAGGTCATCAGCTTCGGCATGCTGAGTCAGGTCTCGACCTCCTACGTCGCGTGGACGCTCTACATCCTCGAAATCAACACCCGCATCGCCATCAGCCTCGGCGTCGTGGGCGCGGGCGGTATCGGTCGGTACATCCGCCTGCGACAGGACCTCTTCAAGTACCAGAAGGCCGCCGCGGGCATCATCATGGTGTTCATCATCGTCATCTCGGTCGAACTGCTGTCCTCGCGCATCCGCGCGCGACTCCGGCCGGACGAACACGAGAGCAAGTCGCTCTGGGACGCCATCAAGGACCTCGGAGACGGCAACAAGTGGCTCGGCACCGGTAGCAACCGCTGA
- a CDS encoding DUF7537 family lipoprotein, which yields MRRSIVLAVGLLVVLSGCNAFPGGEAEPTTRATTHADGTISAETTAGDRSGTEADASADDSTTTESAEAALPPGLSTDGVTDAAALAAAHERALENRSYTYDRDVRVVAANGTRLGRWGQHTQVGAERLRFNHTQTGDGVSVAGVTIEDSRVYTNGSVTYTSASAYRDGYRVASGRGFAATTFSSEQLLADALNASETSVTPVAAPEETGGVSSDGQWYRVRASGESRTFTYRTPNGTAEVNATNVTATALVAPSGFVRNVTYEYDFERGNVSGHRTMTVRYSGVGETTVEVPAWVAEAKAVHANRTGNATETALADALAPGLNESGVTDAWTLAEVHADTLRNRSYTVVSNLTARGLDDDREATADATTRVTHDPTRLVRRSNVSGDARSIGLFGQDMAVWATENGTWYAVERANGTNYRKVAEVVRPTYGSRTDRDTLFVLFSALDTELAGTLTENGTTLHRVNATGVLNPEALASELNADSVRNVSLTALVDERGVVHEYRVAYTATHGDRTTRIERTTRFVALGETSVERPAWVAEARNATA from the coding sequence ATGCGCCGCTCGATAGTCCTCGCGGTCGGTCTCCTCGTCGTCCTCTCGGGATGCAACGCCTTCCCCGGCGGCGAGGCGGAACCGACGACGCGGGCCACGACGCACGCCGACGGGACGATCTCCGCGGAGACGACCGCGGGCGACCGGTCGGGAACCGAAGCCGACGCGTCCGCGGACGACTCGACGACGACCGAATCGGCCGAGGCCGCGCTACCGCCCGGCCTCTCTACCGACGGGGTGACGGACGCCGCCGCGCTCGCGGCCGCCCACGAACGAGCGCTAGAAAACCGGTCGTACACCTACGACCGGGACGTCCGCGTCGTCGCCGCCAACGGCACCCGACTCGGTCGGTGGGGCCAGCACACGCAGGTCGGGGCCGAGCGCCTGCGGTTCAACCACACGCAGACCGGCGACGGCGTCAGCGTCGCGGGCGTCACCATCGAGGACAGCCGCGTCTACACGAACGGGTCGGTCACGTACACGAGCGCCAGCGCCTACCGCGACGGCTACCGCGTGGCGTCCGGCAGGGGGTTCGCCGCGACCACCTTTAGTAGCGAGCAACTGCTTGCCGACGCGCTGAACGCCTCCGAGACGAGCGTCACGCCGGTCGCGGCCCCGGAGGAGACCGGCGGCGTCTCCAGCGACGGGCAGTGGTACCGAGTCCGGGCCTCGGGCGAGAGTCGGACGTTCACCTATCGGACTCCGAACGGCACGGCCGAGGTGAACGCGACGAACGTCACCGCCACCGCGCTGGTCGCGCCCTCCGGGTTCGTCCGGAACGTCACCTACGAGTACGACTTCGAGCGCGGGAACGTCTCCGGCCACCGAACGATGACGGTCCGGTACTCCGGCGTCGGCGAGACGACCGTCGAAGTCCCGGCGTGGGTCGCCGAGGCGAAGGCCGTCCACGCGAACCGAACGGGCAACGCGACCGAGACGGCGCTCGCCGACGCGCTCGCGCCCGGCCTGAACGAGTCGGGCGTGACCGACGCGTGGACCCTCGCGGAGGTCCACGCCGACACGCTCCGGAACCGGTCGTACACCGTCGTCTCGAACCTGACCGCCCGCGGTCTCGACGACGACCGCGAGGCGACCGCGGACGCGACGACGAGAGTCACGCACGACCCGACGCGACTCGTCCGGCGGTCGAACGTGAGCGGCGACGCCCGGTCCATCGGACTGTTCGGACAGGATATGGCGGTCTGGGCCACCGAGAACGGAACGTGGTACGCCGTCGAGCGCGCGAACGGGACGAACTATCGGAAGGTCGCGGAGGTCGTCCGGCCTACCTACGGGTCGCGGACCGACCGCGACACCCTGTTCGTCCTCTTCAGCGCGCTCGACACCGAACTCGCGGGCACTCTGACCGAGAACGGAACGACGCTCCACCGTGTGAACGCCACGGGCGTTCTCAACCCCGAGGCGCTGGCGAGCGAACTCAACGCCGATTCGGTGCGGAACGTCTCGCTGACCGCGCTGGTGGACGAGCGCGGGGTGGTCCACGAGTATCGCGTCGCGTACACGGCCACGCACGGCGACCGGACGACGCGAATCGAGCGGACGACTCGGTTCGTCGCGCTCGGCGAGACGAGCGTCGAGCGCCCGGCGTGGGTCGCCGAGGCGAGAAACGCGACCGCGTAG
- a CDS encoding DUF7344 domain-containing protein gives MRDDLAEGNETPASPTPSPREPSFEAPPLSQDNIFDALSSKRSRYVLVALREAEGPIDLRELVDTVAAWETNKPIDLVSEEHCKRVFTSLRHSQLPKLAMMGLVEYDETDEVVERGPYAEQADAYLDIAASRDENVDL, from the coding sequence ATGAGAGACGACCTAGCCGAGGGTAACGAAACTCCCGCGTCGCCGACACCGTCCCCGCGCGAGCCGAGCTTCGAGGCACCGCCGCTCTCGCAGGACAACATCTTCGACGCGCTGTCCTCCAAGCGGAGCCGATACGTGCTCGTCGCGCTTCGGGAAGCCGAGGGGCCTATCGACCTGCGCGAACTGGTCGATACGGTCGCCGCGTGGGAGACGAACAAGCCCATCGACCTCGTCTCGGAGGAACACTGCAAGCGCGTGTTCACCTCGCTTCGCCACTCCCAGTTGCCGAAGCTGGCGATGATGGGTCTGGTGGAGTACGACGAGACCGACGAGGTGGTCGAGCGCGGTCCCTACGCCGAGCAGGCCGACGCCTACCTCGACATCGCGGCGAGTCGGGACGAGAACGTGGACCTCTGA
- a CDS encoding acyl-CoA dehydrogenase family protein yields the protein MLDYVSLEDDLDEEEQMIRDTARQFVEEQVKPDIADHFEAGTFPTDLIPEMGELGFYAPNLEGYGSPNVSETAYGLLMQELEAGDSGIRSMASVQGALVMYPIHAFGSEEQKERWLPGLGRGELVGCFGLTEPEHGSNPSGMETYAEKDAGEYVLNGSKTWITNSPISDVAVVWARDRSAEDNPVRGFLVEPDRDGVTTNKIDEKLSMRASVTGEIGLNDVYVPEDAVLPGVEGMKGPLSCLTQARYGIAWGAVGAARDAFETAREYATERDQFGGPIARFQIQQQKLAEMATEITTSQLLAHRLAELKERGDLRPQHVSMAKRNNVRMARDQSRVAREMLGGNGITTDYSPMRHMANMETVYTYEGTHDIHTLILGEDLTGIAAYE from the coding sequence ATGCTCGATTACGTCTCACTGGAGGACGACCTCGACGAGGAAGAGCAGATGATTCGGGACACCGCTCGTCAGTTCGTCGAGGAGCAGGTCAAGCCGGACATCGCCGACCACTTCGAGGCCGGAACCTTCCCGACCGACCTCATCCCCGAGATGGGCGAACTCGGTTTCTACGCGCCGAATCTGGAGGGCTACGGCTCGCCGAACGTCAGCGAAACGGCCTACGGTCTCCTGATGCAGGAACTGGAAGCCGGCGATTCGGGCATCCGCTCGATGGCGAGCGTACAGGGCGCGCTCGTGATGTACCCCATCCACGCCTTCGGCTCCGAGGAGCAGAAGGAGCGCTGGCTCCCCGGACTCGGCCGCGGCGAGTTGGTCGGCTGTTTCGGCCTGACCGAACCCGAACACGGCTCGAACCCCTCCGGCATGGAGACGTACGCCGAGAAGGACGCGGGCGAGTACGTCCTCAACGGCTCGAAGACGTGGATTACCAACTCCCCCATCTCGGACGTGGCGGTCGTCTGGGCGCGGGACCGCTCGGCCGAGGATAATCCGGTCCGGGGCTTCCTCGTGGAGCCCGACCGCGACGGCGTGACCACGAACAAGATAGACGAGAAGCTCTCGATGCGCGCGTCGGTCACGGGCGAAATCGGCCTGAACGACGTGTACGTCCCGGAGGACGCCGTACTCCCCGGCGTCGAAGGCATGAAGGGACCGCTCTCGTGTCTCACGCAGGCCCGGTACGGCATCGCGTGGGGCGCGGTCGGCGCGGCCCGCGACGCCTTCGAGACGGCCCGCGAGTACGCCACCGAGCGCGACCAGTTCGGCGGTCCCATCGCGCGCTTCCAGATTCAGCAGCAGAAGCTCGCGGAGATGGCGACCGAGATTACGACGAGCCAACTGCTGGCTCACAGGCTGGCGGAGTTGAAGGAGCGCGGCGACCTGCGCCCCCAGCACGTCTCGATGGCCAAGCGCAACAACGTCCGGATGGCCCGCGACCAGTCGCGCGTGGCCCGCGAGATGCTCGGCGGCAACGGCATCACGACCGACTACTCGCCGATGCGCCACATGGCGAACATGGAGACGGTCTACACTTACGAGGGCACCCACGACATCCACACCCTGATTCTGGGGGAGGACCTCACCGGGATTGCGGCGTACGAGTAA
- a CDS encoding DUF367 family protein, which translates to MNLHVRYEGDDDPDKCTARKLARFDLATLHRSASATPYGIVLNPHAEQALSPADRAETDRLVALDCSWETAEQALFEMPGVHRALPFLVAANPVSYGKPFRLNTVEAFAAALTILGEREQAERILGKFTWGETFLELNAEPLRRYADCEDSTEVVAVQQEYLDAGEAQADADQ; encoded by the coding sequence GTGAATCTCCACGTCCGCTACGAGGGCGACGACGACCCCGACAAGTGTACCGCGCGAAAGCTGGCGCGCTTCGACCTCGCGACGCTCCATCGGAGCGCGTCGGCGACGCCCTACGGCATCGTGCTGAACCCCCACGCCGAGCAGGCGCTCTCGCCCGCCGACCGCGCCGAGACCGACCGACTCGTCGCGCTCGACTGCTCGTGGGAGACCGCCGAGCAGGCCCTCTTCGAGATGCCCGGCGTCCACCGCGCGCTTCCGTTCCTCGTGGCGGCCAATCCCGTCAGCTACGGCAAGCCCTTCCGGTTAAACACCGTCGAGGCGTTCGCCGCCGCCCTGACGATTCTGGGCGAGCGCGAGCAGGCCGAGCGGATACTGGGCAAGTTCACGTGGGGCGAGACGTTCCTCGAACTCAACGCCGAACCGCTCCGCCGGTACGCCGACTGCGAGGACTCGACCGAAGTGGTCGCAGTCCAGCAGGAGTACCTCGACGCCGGGGAGGCGCAGGCCGACGCCGATCAGTAG
- a CDS encoding NosD domain-containing protein, whose product MPDRQTVALLALASLLVVAPAGTATTAATAETGADATAPTRISSCTTITESGEYVLAADVANATPTRPRTGLGGCIEIRADDVLVRGGNHTVAAGPGGRPGVVGVLVRGPESRSNVTVRNLTTTRWGAGAAVLGASGVTLRNVSAVNNLGDGFFVENAPDLRIRGGAVRGSNTGIFLRRSPNASLAGLSVADNLAGVSVRRSPDLSLRNLSVADHSQFGVALFRSANATVTDSTFRDDGFAEIALARSSDARLVGVSVANSSGWEVYAARNSSAVGERVRLGGTHLASFEAGDVALDANADVPPIPLTDRQVVGQGLFVLPTDDEGTASRGSNGSHLSLTVGYDAAAVERARTTEASLALWRFDAGEGWTRVETTVGAGRNVASATVENPSRNGTVVALVGEGLAEAGNESRADY is encoded by the coding sequence ATGCCGGACCGACAGACGGTCGCGCTCCTCGCGCTGGCTAGTCTCCTCGTCGTCGCACCCGCGGGCACGGCGACGACCGCCGCGACAGCCGAGACCGGCGCGGACGCGACCGCACCGACCCGGATTTCGAGTTGCACCACCATCACCGAGTCGGGCGAGTACGTCCTCGCCGCCGACGTGGCGAACGCGACCCCGACCCGGCCGCGGACAGGTCTCGGAGGCTGTATCGAGATTCGGGCCGACGACGTACTCGTCCGGGGCGGAAACCACACCGTCGCGGCCGGACCCGGCGGTCGCCCCGGCGTCGTCGGCGTCCTCGTTCGCGGCCCGGAATCGCGCTCGAACGTCACGGTCCGGAACCTCACGACGACGCGGTGGGGCGCGGGCGCGGCAGTTCTCGGCGCGAGCGGGGTGACGCTCCGGAACGTCTCGGCGGTGAACAACCTCGGTGACGGGTTCTTCGTGGAGAACGCGCCCGACCTGCGAATCCGTGGCGGGGCGGTCCGCGGGAGCAACACCGGGATCTTCCTCCGGCGCTCGCCGAACGCCAGCCTCGCGGGTCTCTCGGTCGCGGACAACCTCGCGGGCGTCTCGGTCAGACGCTCGCCGGACCTCTCGCTCCGGAACCTCTCGGTCGCCGACCACTCGCAGTTCGGCGTCGCGCTCTTCCGGTCGGCGAACGCGACGGTCACGGATTCGACGTTCCGGGACGACGGGTTCGCCGAAATCGCCCTCGCGCGCTCGTCGGACGCCCGACTCGTCGGCGTCTCGGTAGCGAACTCGTCGGGATGGGAGGTCTACGCCGCTCGGAACTCGTCGGCGGTCGGCGAGCGCGTCCGCCTCGGCGGGACCCACCTCGCCTCGTTCGAGGCCGGCGACGTGGCGCTCGACGCGAACGCCGACGTGCCGCCGATTCCGCTGACCGACCGGCAGGTCGTCGGGCAGGGGCTGTTCGTACTGCCGACCGACGACGAGGGGACCGCCTCGCGCGGTTCGAACGGCTCACATCTCTCGCTGACGGTGGGCTACGACGCCGCCGCGGTCGAGCGCGCCCGGACGACCGAGGCGTCGCTGGCGCTCTGGCGCTTCGACGCGGGCGAGGGGTGGACGCGAGTCGAGACGACGGTGGGCGCCGGGCGAAACGTCGCGTCGGCGACCGTCGAGAATCCGAGCAGGAACGGTACCGTCGTCGCGCTCGTCGGCGAGGGACTGGCGGAGGCCGGCAACGAGAGCCGCGCGGACTACTGA
- a CDS encoding 50S ribosomal protein L40e, with the protein MASFEKAEARILDKMICMRCNARNPHGAENCRKCGYGNLRPKSKEPRNA; encoded by the coding sequence ATGGCCAGTTTCGAGAAAGCGGAAGCGCGAATCCTCGACAAGATGATCTGCATGCGATGTAACGCTCGCAACCCCCACGGAGCCGAGAACTGCCGTAAGTGCGGCTACGGCAATCTCCGACCGAAGAGCAAGGAACCGCGCAACGCCTGA
- a CDS encoding MazG-like family protein: MNSQQKVATFLADHEMDADPAYRVLDLASEVGELAKDANESTDYGADPDALDVKSDELGDALFALLALAESLDVDAEDALDEALAKYEARIEERGDPGSGE; this comes from the coding sequence ATGAATTCTCAGCAGAAAGTCGCAACCTTCCTCGCGGACCACGAGATGGACGCCGACCCGGCCTACCGCGTCTTGGACCTCGCATCGGAGGTCGGCGAACTGGCCAAGGACGCCAACGAGTCCACCGACTACGGCGCCGACCCCGACGCCCTGGACGTGAAGTCGGACGAACTCGGCGACGCGCTCTTCGCGCTGCTGGCACTCGCCGAGTCGCTCGACGTGGACGCCGAGGACGCGCTCGACGAGGCGCTGGCGAAGTACGAGGCCCGAATCGAAGAGCGCGGCGACCCCGGTTCGGGCGAGTAG
- a CDS encoding MBL fold metallo-hydrolase: protein MQVHNVTADAETFTCNAYLVEGDRTVLVDAGSMPGVVDAVADRVETIDAVVLTHQHGDHVAELDTVLDAYDPELLCYGDHPRRTEELADGDTLRIGDEEFEAIYSPGHADDHLAFVSASTLFSGDVVVYNDGAFDDGSFGRTDMAGQSRDREIESIRTILDRTPETVESMYAGHGDEFHGDVREVVERALERAERREPKYPEE from the coding sequence ATGCAAGTACACAACGTCACCGCCGACGCGGAGACGTTCACCTGTAACGCCTATCTCGTGGAGGGCGACAGGACGGTGCTGGTGGACGCCGGCAGCATGCCGGGCGTCGTGGACGCCGTCGCCGACCGCGTCGAGACCATCGACGCCGTCGTCCTGACTCACCAGCACGGCGACCACGTCGCGGAACTCGACACCGTGCTGGACGCCTACGACCCCGAACTGCTCTGCTACGGCGATCACCCGCGCCGAACCGAAGAACTCGCGGACGGCGACACCCTCCGCATCGGCGACGAGGAGTTCGAAGCTATCTACTCGCCGGGCCACGCCGACGACCACCTCGCGTTCGTCTCGGCTTCGACCCTTTTCAGCGGCGACGTGGTGGTGTACAACGACGGGGCCTTCGACGACGGGAGTTTCGGCCGGACCGACATGGCCGGCCAGTCCCGCGACCGGGAGATAGAGAGCATCCGGACGATTCTGGACCGCACGCCCGAGACGGTCGAATCGATGTACGCCGGCCACGGCGACGAGTTCCACGGCGACGTGCGCGAGGTCGTGGAGCGCGCGCTGGAGCGCGCCGAGCGCCGCGAACCGAAGTACCCCGAGGAGTAG
- a CDS encoding DUF5786 family protein, with translation MGFGSYDESEQESQDYDADLDDDNGVNTEENSHEGSVDFEIGASNDELLDRLQDIKDDGQSET, from the coding sequence ATGGGATTTGGGAGCTACGACGAGTCCGAACAGGAGAGTCAGGACTACGATGCCGACCTCGACGACGATAATGGCGTGAACACCGAAGAGAACTCCCACGAAGGCAGTGTAGACTTCGAAATCGGAGCTTCGAACGACGAACTTCTCGACCGGCTTCAAGACATCAAAGACGACGGCCAGAGCGAGACGTAG
- a CDS encoding DUF99 family protein, protein MKPGVRALGVAESYRERYSTLAGAVTRASRVTDGFAFETCTVGGTDATAAVADLFSSLGREDVRYVFVAGIALAWYNVVDLRRLAAEIDRPVISVTFEESPGLLDALEAEFEGDALERRRETFERQPPRERLGVNDQTVFVRPVGIDASEARDVVRAFTPEGGRPEPLRVARLAARAGDDLRRESERE, encoded by the coding sequence GTGAAACCGGGCGTCCGTGCGCTCGGCGTCGCCGAGTCCTACCGAGAACGCTACAGCACGCTCGCGGGCGCCGTCACTCGCGCGAGCCGCGTCACCGACGGGTTCGCCTTCGAGACCTGCACCGTCGGCGGGACGGACGCCACCGCCGCCGTCGCCGACCTGTTTTCGAGCCTCGGCCGCGAGGACGTGCGCTACGTCTTCGTCGCCGGTATCGCGCTGGCGTGGTACAACGTCGTGGACCTACGCCGTCTCGCCGCGGAAATCGACCGCCCGGTGATTTCGGTCACGTTCGAGGAGAGTCCGGGACTTCTCGACGCCCTCGAAGCCGAGTTCGAGGGCGACGCGCTGGAGCGACGCAGGGAGACCTTCGAGCGCCAACCGCCCCGAGAGCGATTGGGCGTCAACGACCAGACCGTGTTCGTGCGCCCGGTGGGCATCGACGCGAGCGAGGCCCGCGATGTGGTCCGAGCATTCACACCGGAGGGTGGTCGGCCCGAACCGCTCCGCGTCGCCAGACTCGCAGCGCGCGCAGGCGACGACCTGCGACGGGAGAGCGAGCGGGAGTGA